The following proteins are encoded in a genomic region of Thioclava nitratireducens:
- the surE gene encoding 5'/3'-nucleotidase SurE produces the protein MRILITNDDGIDAPGLAVLLEIAEELAGPDGEVWTVAPAFEQSGVGHCISYTRPMMISKLAERRFAAEGSPADCVMAGLYDVLEGQRPDLVLSGVNRGNNSADNALYSGTLGGAMEAALQGVPAIALSQFIGPDVFNAPDMFEAARVHGAGLVRKLLDQGIWDDGDYRVFYNVNFPPVLAADVKGHKVAAQGFRKDCFFSTEAHHAPSGRRFLWIKGGPQHTPTQPGTDAAVNLDGYISVTPMRADLTAHDVIADLEARLG, from the coding sequence ATGCGTATTCTCATCACCAATGACGACGGCATCGACGCGCCGGGTCTGGCCGTTCTTCTCGAGATCGCCGAAGAACTCGCAGGTCCCGATGGCGAGGTCTGGACGGTCGCGCCCGCCTTCGAGCAATCGGGCGTGGGCCATTGCATCTCCTACACCCGGCCGATGATGATCTCGAAGCTGGCAGAGCGCCGTTTCGCAGCCGAAGGCAGCCCCGCCGACTGCGTGATGGCCGGGCTTTACGACGTGCTGGAAGGGCAGCGGCCCGATCTGGTGCTCTCGGGCGTGAACCGGGGCAACAACTCCGCCGACAACGCGCTCTATTCCGGCACGTTGGGCGGTGCGATGGAGGCGGCGCTGCAAGGCGTACCCGCGATCGCCCTGTCGCAATTCATCGGACCCGACGTCTTCAATGCCCCCGACATGTTCGAGGCGGCGCGGGTGCATGGCGCGGGGCTCGTGCGCAAGCTCCTCGATCAGGGCATCTGGGACGATGGCGATTACCGGGTGTTCTACAATGTCAATTTCCCGCCGGTGCTGGCAGCCGACGTCAAGGGCCACAAGGTCGCCGCCCAAGGCTTCCGCAAGGATTGCTTCTTCTCGACCGAGGCGCACCACGCGCCCTCGGGGCGGCGCTTCCTGTGGATCAAGGGTGGCCCGCAGCATACGCCGACGCAGCCGGGCACCGATGCCGCCGTCAACCTCGACGGCTATATCTCGGTCACGCCGATGCGCGCCGATCTGACGGCGCATGACGTGATCGCCGATCTGGAGGCCCGTCTGGGATGA
- the gltA gene encoding citrate synthase, with the protein MADNSKTATLSLDGQTYELPVLSPSAGPDVLDIRKLYGQADVFTYDPGFTSTAACESKITFIDGAKGELLYRGYPIDQLASKSHYLEVCYLLLYGELPTKAQMEDFEFRVTRHTMIHEQMKQFFQGFRRDSHPMATMVGVVGALSAFYHDSLDISDPWQREVASIRLIAKLPTIAAMAYKYSIGQPFVYPKNELSYAENFLHMCFSVPAEDYKIEPALARAMDRIFTLHADHEQNASTSTVRLAGSSGANPFACIAAGIACLWGPAHGGANQACLEMLREIGTVDQIPEYIKRAKDKDDPFRLMGFGHRVYKNFDPRAKVMKESADEVLDLLGIHDNETLQVAKELEKIALEDEYFVSKKLYPNVDFYSGIILEAMGFPTSMFTPIFALSRTVGWISQWKEMIEDPTGKIGRPRQLYTGATYRDYVDLEKR; encoded by the coding sequence ATGGCAGACAACTCGAAGACCGCCACGCTCTCGCTTGACGGACAAACCTATGAGCTTCCCGTGCTCTCGCCCTCGGCTGGTCCCGACGTGCTCGATATCCGCAAGCTCTATGGCCAAGCCGACGTCTTCACCTACGATCCGGGCTTCACCTCGACCGCAGCCTGCGAATCCAAGATCACCTTCATCGACGGTGCCAAGGGTGAGCTGCTGTATCGTGGCTATCCGATCGACCAACTCGCGTCGAAGTCGCATTACCTCGAAGTGTGCTACCTGCTGCTCTACGGGGAACTGCCGACCAAGGCGCAGATGGAAGATTTCGAGTTCCGCGTGACGCGTCACACGATGATCCACGAGCAGATGAAGCAGTTCTTCCAGGGCTTCCGCCGTGACAGCCACCCGATGGCGACCATGGTCGGCGTCGTGGGCGCGCTGTCGGCCTTCTATCACGACAGCCTCGACATTTCGGACCCGTGGCAACGCGAAGTCGCCTCGATCCGCCTGATCGCGAAACTGCCGACGATCGCCGCGATGGCCTACAAGTATTCGATCGGTCAGCCCTTCGTCTATCCGAAGAACGAGCTGAGCTACGCCGAGAACTTCCTGCACATGTGCTTCTCGGTCCCGGCCGAAGACTACAAGATCGAGCCTGCGCTGGCCCGTGCGATGGACCGGATTTTCACGCTCCATGCCGATCACGAGCAGAACGCCTCGACCTCGACCGTGCGTCTGGCGGGCTCCTCGGGCGCGAACCCGTTCGCATGTATCGCGGCCGGCATCGCCTGCCTCTGGGGCCCCGCCCACGGCGGCGCCAACCAAGCCTGCCTCGAGATGCTGCGCGAAATCGGCACCGTCGACCAGATCCCGGAATACATCAAGCGCGCCAAGGACAAGGACGATCCCTTCCGCCTGATGGGCTTCGGTCACCGCGTCTACAAGAACTTCGACCCGCGCGCGAAGGTCATGAAGGAATCGGCAGACGAGGTGCTCGACCTGCTCGGCATCCACGACAACGAGACGCTTCAGGTCGCCAAGGAACTGGAGAAGATCGCTCTGGAGGACGAATATTTCGTCTCCAAGAAGCTCTATCCGAACGTCGACTTCTACTCGGGCATCATCCTCGAGGCGATGGGCTTCCCGACCTCGATGTTCACCCCGATCTTCGCGCTGTCGCGCACCGTCGGCTGGATCTCGCAGTGGAAAGAGATGATCGAGGATCCGACCGGCAAGATCGGTCGCCCGCGTCAGCTCTATACCGGCGCGACCTACCGCGATTACGTCGATCTCGAGAAGCGCTGA
- the rocF gene encoding arginase, whose amino-acid sequence MTRTVSILGAPIQTGASQPGCIMGPASLRIAGLGDILTELGWEVNDLGDLSIPAQDPVPHKNPAIHDLAETRAWIEALSDAAFDAAQKHDRPIFIGGDHALAAGTLSGLARHAKTQDRPLFVLWLDAHPDLHTLETTTSGNLHGTPVAYVTGQPDFEAFPPLEASIDPKNFCMMGIRSVDPAERERIKQIGLEVHDMRAIDETGVLAPLRAFLDRVRKANGLLHVSFDVDFLDPGIAPAVGTTVPGGATFREAHLIMEEVGDSDLVTSLDIVELNPFLDERGRTAKLLCDLAASLFGRRVLDRMTRSF is encoded by the coding sequence ATGACACGCACAGTATCGATTCTGGGCGCGCCTATTCAAACTGGCGCTTCGCAACCCGGCTGCATCATGGGACCGGCCAGCCTGCGCATCGCCGGGCTGGGCGACATCCTGACCGAGCTGGGCTGGGAGGTGAACGATCTGGGCGACCTGTCGATCCCGGCGCAAGACCCTGTGCCGCACAAGAACCCCGCGATCCACGATCTGGCCGAGACCCGCGCCTGGATCGAGGCGTTGTCGGACGCAGCCTTCGACGCCGCGCAGAAGCACGACCGCCCGATCTTCATCGGTGGCGACCACGCGCTGGCTGCCGGCACGCTGAGCGGGCTGGCACGTCATGCGAAAACCCAGGATCGCCCGCTTTTCGTTCTGTGGCTCGATGCCCACCCGGACCTGCACACGCTGGAAACCACGACCAGCGGCAACCTGCATGGCACGCCCGTGGCCTACGTCACGGGACAGCCGGATTTCGAGGCCTTCCCGCCGCTGGAAGCCAGCATTGATCCCAAGAACTTCTGCATGATGGGCATCCGCTCTGTCGATCCGGCAGAGCGCGAGCGCATCAAGCAGATCGGCTTGGAAGTCCATGACATGCGTGCCATCGACGAGACCGGCGTGCTGGCTCCGCTGCGCGCCTTCCTTGACCGCGTGCGCAAAGCCAACGGCCTTCTGCATGTCAGCTTCGACGTCGATTTCCTAGACCCCGGGATCGCGCCAGCCGTGGGCACGACCGTGCCGGGCGGCGCCACGTTCCGCGAGGCGCATCTGATCATGGAAGAGGTCGGCGACAGCGACCTCGTCACTTCGCTCGACATTGTCGAGCTTAACCCCTTCCTCGACGAACGCGGCCGAACGGCGAAACTGCTGTGCGACCTCGCGGCCAGCCTCTTCGGCCGCCGCGTTCTTGACCGCATGACACGGAGTTTTTGA
- a CDS encoding protein-L-isoaspartate(D-aspartate) O-methyltransferase, with protein sequence MSEDAEEDLAERKMRFLFALRSKGVTDARTLHAMEGIDRGQFVRGIFADRAYEDMPLPIACGQTISQPSIVGLMTQAADVGSRDTVLEIGTGSGYQAAILSQLARRVYTVDRHKRLVREAEGVFTALRLTNIVAISGDGSHGLPDQAPFDRIIVTAAAEDPPGPLLAQLKIGGIMVLPVGQSDTVQSLIRVRRLETGFDYEELRPVRFVPLVEGVAND encoded by the coding sequence ATGAGCGAGGATGCGGAAGAGGATCTGGCCGAGCGCAAGATGCGGTTCCTCTTCGCACTGCGCTCCAAGGGCGTGACCGACGCGCGCACGCTGCACGCGATGGAGGGGATCGACCGCGGCCAGTTTGTGCGCGGTATCTTCGCCGATCGTGCCTATGAGGACATGCCCCTGCCGATCGCCTGCGGACAGACCATCTCGCAACCTTCGATCGTGGGGCTGATGACCCAGGCCGCGGATGTCGGCTCGCGCGATACCGTGCTCGAGATCGGCACCGGATCGGGCTATCAGGCAGCCATCCTGAGTCAGCTCGCCCGACGGGTCTACACGGTGGATCGCCACAAGCGCCTCGTGCGCGAGGCCGAGGGCGTCTTCACGGCGCTGCGGCTCACCAATATCGTTGCGATTTCCGGCGACGGCTCGCATGGGCTGCCCGATCAGGCGCCCTTTGATCGAATCATCGTGACTGCCGCCGCGGAAGACCCTCCCGGGCCGCTCTTGGCCCAGCTGAAGATCGGGGGTATCATGGTTCTGCCCGTGGGCCAGTCGGACACGGTGCAAAGCCTGATCCGGGTGCGCCGGCTCGAGACGGGCTTCGATTACGAAGAATTGCGTCCGGTGCGCTTCGTCCCCCTTGTAGAGGGCGTGGCAAACGACTGA
- a CDS encoding LysM peptidoglycan-binding domain-containing M23 family metallopeptidase — MATKNSRLRLILAGGVALTALAACNPNGFDLDMRGYGNGGLDTSAAARQAVQDRPRPNAQGIITYPNYQVVVARRGDTVNSVAQRIGTDPGALARYNAVAPDAVLNAGEVLALPNKVATTAGTAAPGNSSALTSETIDITSLASNAIDKAQANQPAKATPASAPVSTTSPEPIRHKVARGETAYSIARYYSVPVKALAEWNGLPNDLRVREGQMLIIPVASGRQPPKVETATATTAPGTGSPTPVPPSAAEPLPDKTPPKASEPVKTQTPDMSTDRTKASDTSKMMMPVPGSIIRPYKKGKNDGVDISASAGTAVKAAESGTVLLISQDTDDVAFLAIKHPDNLVTVYYNVTGITVKKGASVKRGQTIAKVASGDQGYLHFEVRKGIDSVDPMPYLN; from the coding sequence ATGGCAACGAAGAATTCCCGGCTGCGGCTGATCCTGGCAGGTGGAGTCGCGCTGACGGCGCTGGCCGCCTGTAACCCGAACGGGTTCGATCTGGACATGCGCGGCTACGGCAATGGCGGGCTCGACACGAGCGCGGCTGCCCGGCAGGCCGTACAGGATCGCCCGCGCCCGAATGCGCAGGGCATCATCACCTACCCGAATTATCAGGTCGTCGTGGCGCGCCGCGGCGATACGGTCAACTCCGTCGCACAACGCATCGGCACCGATCCCGGCGCGCTGGCCCGCTATAACGCGGTCGCGCCCGACGCGGTGCTGAACGCGGGCGAAGTGCTGGCCCTGCCCAACAAGGTCGCGACGACAGCCGGCACCGCGGCGCCGGGCAATTCCAGTGCACTGACCTCGGAGACGATCGACATCACCTCGCTCGCGTCGAACGCGATCGACAAGGCGCAGGCGAACCAGCCCGCGAAGGCGACCCCGGCTTCGGCCCCGGTCTCCACAACCAGCCCCGAGCCGATCCGCCACAAGGTGGCGCGTGGCGAGACCGCCTACTCCATCGCGCGCTACTATTCGGTGCCGGTGAAGGCACTGGCCGAATGGAACGGGCTACCCAACGATCTACGCGTGCGTGAAGGTCAGATGCTGATCATCCCGGTCGCCTCCGGCCGCCAACCTCCGAAGGTCGAGACCGCTACGGCTACGACGGCGCCCGGCACCGGCTCGCCGACCCCGGTGCCGCCCTCCGCGGCAGAGCCCCTGCCCGACAAGACGCCGCCGAAGGCCTCCGAGCCGGTCAAGACGCAGACCCCGGACATGAGCACCGATCGCACCAAGGCGTCGGACACGTCGAAGATGATGATGCCGGTTCCCGGCTCGATCATCCGCCCCTACAAGAAGGGCAAGAACGACGGTGTCGATATCTCCGCGTCGGCCGGAACTGCGGTCAAAGCCGCCGAGAGCGGCACCGTACTGCTGATCAGCCAGGACACCGACGATGTCGCCTTCCTCGCGATCAAGCATCCCGACAATCTGGTGACGGTCTATTACAACGTGACCGGCATCACGGTGAAGAAAGGCGCGAGCGTCAAGCGCGGCCAGACCATCGCGAAGGTCGCGTCCGGCGATCAGGGCTATCTGCATTTCGAGGTCCGCAAGGGGATCGATTCCGTCGATCCGATGCCGTATCTCAACTGA
- a CDS encoding ComEC/Rec2 family competence protein, whose protein sequence is MAINAEPGDWALPEGAKGAGRSSRLIAALFAGLSDPLGALVRARAQLFLWMPVALGGGVGAYFTLKVEPGWLIYLTALAICAISLTLWLRGSVWFRLPAALIALAALGLLLAGLRAHLVAAPVLHYRYYGPVAGRIVKIDRARSDLIRLTLDQVRIDRVAPGNTPARVRVTLHGDQSEFTPEPGAQVMLTANLSPPPPPAAPRDYDFRRTAWFDRLGAIGYTRAPVMRVAPPDPGDWAMAAHRARMRLSTAIQSRIAGQPGAVAAALMTGDRSGLSEATREAMRRSGLAHLIAISGLHMGILAGFVFGLVRYGLALAGQPALIWPTKKLAAIAALIAASAYLWLAGPAVSTQRAWIMVSIMLLAVLFDRRALSLRTVSLAATLLLIWQPESLTAPGFQMSFAATTALIVMLGPWTRAARYLPRLLRPALMLVATSLIAGAATAPIVAAQFHRLSEYGVLANLFAVPAMGLVIMPMGVLAALLAPFGLSGPALWAVGQGTAWILRVARWVSDLDGSVLAIVQPGPCVLPLIALGALGLILTRGAGRTASIGLIATACVFWLRADDERPALLIAPEGRQVGVMTPLGRALSKPGAGFISGRWLAADGDAATLEVAAARPAFSGPRGARIAQFRGAQLAHFTGKAVQYALPAVCAKGGIVVTSAKFDSATGPCDLWDAQRQRETGAVAISAAGEITTTAQVKGRRLWTRP, encoded by the coding sequence ATGGCGATCAATGCGGAACCGGGCGACTGGGCGCTGCCGGAGGGCGCAAAGGGCGCGGGCCGCAGCTCTCGTCTGATCGCGGCGCTTTTCGCTGGCCTCTCCGATCCGCTTGGTGCCTTGGTGCGGGCGCGGGCGCAGCTTTTCCTGTGGATGCCGGTGGCGCTCGGGGGCGGGGTCGGTGCGTATTTCACGCTCAAGGTGGAGCCGGGCTGGCTTATCTACCTGACCGCGCTCGCGATCTGCGCGATCTCTCTGACGCTTTGGCTGCGTGGCTCGGTATGGTTTCGGCTGCCGGCGGCACTCATTGCCCTCGCGGCTCTGGGCCTGTTGCTGGCGGGACTACGCGCCCATCTCGTCGCCGCACCGGTGCTGCACTACCGCTATTACGGCCCCGTCGCCGGGCGGATCGTTAAGATCGACCGCGCGCGCTCGGACCTGATCCGGCTGACGCTGGATCAGGTGCGGATCGACCGGGTCGCCCCCGGAAATACGCCCGCGCGGGTTCGGGTCACGCTGCATGGCGATCAGAGCGAGTTCACCCCTGAACCCGGCGCGCAGGTCATGCTCACGGCGAATCTCTCGCCCCCGCCGCCGCCAGCCGCGCCCCGGGACTACGATTTCCGCCGCACCGCCTGGTTCGATCGCCTCGGCGCGATCGGCTATACCCGCGCGCCGGTGATGCGGGTCGCGCCGCCCGATCCCGGTGATTGGGCGATGGCGGCGCATCGCGCGCGGATGCGGCTCTCTACGGCGATCCAGTCGCGGATCGCGGGCCAGCCCGGCGCGGTCGCGGCGGCGCTGATGACCGGCGACCGCTCGGGTCTGAGCGAGGCCACGCGCGAGGCTATGCGCCGCTCCGGCCTCGCGCATCTGATCGCGATCTCGGGGCTGCATATGGGAATCCTCGCGGGTTTCGTCTTTGGACTCGTGCGCTACGGGCTGGCGCTTGCAGGCCAACCCGCGCTGATCTGGCCCACGAAAAAGTTGGCCGCCATTGCGGCGCTGATCGCGGCCAGCGCCTATCTGTGGCTCGCGGGGCCTGCGGTCTCGACCCAGCGGGCCTGGATCATGGTGTCGATCATGCTCCTCGCCGTTCTTTTCGACCGGCGCGCGCTGAGCCTGCGGACCGTTTCACTCGCCGCCACGCTCTTGCTGATCTGGCAACCAGAGAGCCTGACCGCGCCCGGCTTCCAGATGTCCTTCGCGGCGACGACCGCGCTGATCGTGATGCTCGGGCCGTGGACCCGCGCCGCGCGCTACCTGCCGCGGCTTCTGAGGCCCGCGCTGATGCTAGTCGCGACCTCGCTCATCGCTGGAGCGGCTACGGCGCCGATCGTGGCCGCGCAGTTCCACCGGCTGTCGGAATACGGGGTTCTGGCGAACCTGTTCGCGGTGCCCGCAATGGGGCTGGTGATCATGCCGATGGGGGTCCTCGCGGCGCTGCTGGCCCCCTTCGGTCTGAGCGGCCCCGCGCTTTGGGCGGTGGGGCAGGGTACGGCGTGGATATTGCGCGTCGCGCGATGGGTCAGCGACCTCGATGGCTCCGTTCTCGCCATCGTTCAACCGGGGCCTTGTGTGCTGCCGCTGATCGCGCTTGGCGCTTTAGGGCTGATCCTGACCCGCGGCGCGGGACGGACAGCGAGCATCGGCCTGATTGCGACGGCTTGCGTGTTTTGGCTGCGCGCTGACGACGAGCGACCTGCACTTCTGATCGCACCCGAGGGCCGGCAGGTCGGGGTGATGACGCCGCTAGGCCGAGCTCTGTCGAAACCCGGCGCGGGGTTCATCTCGGGCCGCTGGCTTGCGGCGGATGGCGACGCGGCGACGCTGGAGGTGGCGGCCGCGCGGCCTGCATTCTCCGGGCCGCGCGGCGCGCGGATTGCGCAGTTTCGCGGGGCGCAGCTTGCCCATTTCACGGGAAAAGCCGTGCAATACGCCTTGCCTGCGGTCTGCGCCAAAGGCGGAATTGTCGTAACCTCCGCCAAATTCGACAGCGCCACAGGCCCTTGCGATCTGTGGGACGCGCAGCGCCAGCGCGAAACCGGCGCGGTCGCGATCAGTGCAGCCGGGGAAATCACGACGACCGCGCAAGTCAAAGGTCGCCGTCTCTGGACGCGCCCCTGA
- the lexA gene encoding transcriptional repressor LexA: protein MLTRKQLELLEFIQKRMMKDGVPPSFDEMKDALDLRSKSGIHRLITALEERGFIRRLAHRARAIEIVKLPEALEKKFGAPATEDTGSFAPKVIEGDKADPPRGAMPVDVIHALELPVMGRIAAGVPIEAISEVSHHVAVPGSMLSGRGEHYALEVKGDSMIEAGINDGDVVVIREQGTADNGDIVVALVEGHEATLKRFYRRSGMIALEAANPAYETRLLRDDQVKVQGRLVGLIRSY from the coding sequence ATGCTGACGCGCAAGCAACTGGAATTGCTGGAATTCATTCAAAAACGGATGATGAAGGACGGTGTTCCGCCCTCTTTCGACGAGATGAAGGACGCGCTGGACCTGCGCTCCAAGTCCGGTATCCACCGGCTGATCACCGCACTGGAAGAACGCGGCTTCATCCGCCGTCTCGCTCACCGGGCCCGCGCGATCGAGATCGTGAAACTGCCCGAGGCGCTCGAGAAGAAATTCGGCGCGCCCGCGACCGAGGATACAGGAAGCTTCGCGCCCAAAGTGATCGAGGGGGACAAGGCCGATCCGCCGCGCGGCGCGATGCCGGTTGACGTGATCCACGCGCTGGAACTGCCGGTGATGGGCCGGATCGCCGCCGGTGTCCCGATAGAGGCGATTTCGGAAGTTTCGCATCACGTCGCCGTTCCGGGCTCGATGCTGAGCGGACGCGGAGAGCATTACGCGCTCGAGGTCAAAGGCGACTCGATGATCGAGGCCGGGATCAACGATGGCGATGTCGTGGTGATCCGCGAACAGGGCACGGCGGATAACGGCGATATCGTGGTTGCCTTGGTCGAAGGCCATGAGGCCACGCTGAAGCGTTTCTACCGTCGCAGCGGAATGATCGCGCTGGAGGCCGCCAACCCGGCCTATGAGACGCGGCTGCTGCGCGACGATCAGGTGAAGGTGCAGGGTCGGCTCGTCGGGCTGATCCGCAGCTACTGA
- the gltX gene encoding glutamate--tRNA ligase, translating to MSDQIVTRFAPSPTGYLHIGGARTALFNWLYARGRGGKFLLRIEDTDRERSTPEATAAILQGLEWLGLDYDGEVVSQAAGAARHAEVAHKMLEKGHAYKCFSTQEEIAAFREDPANKGQMFPSPWRDADPATHPDAPYVIRLKAPREGTTVIQDAVQGEVTIRNDQLDDMICLRSDGTPTYMLAVVVDDHDMGVTHVIRGDDHLVNAARQMLVYRAMDWDVPTFAHIPLIHGPDGKKLSKRHGAVGLEQYQAMGYPATGMRNYLARLGWSHGDDEFFTDEQAKEWFDITGINKAPARLDFKKLENICGQHIAVTDEAELLREIEGYLAAAEKPSLDDAQKSALMRTLPVVKGSAKLLPQLIEKAHFSLTQRPIEIEEKAAKALDDVSRGILSELTFALQRANWSREDLEAAVGQVAEAHGLGLGKVAAPMRAALAGRAATPSVFDMMLVLGREETLARLDDQAA from the coding sequence ATGTCCGACCAGATTGTCACCCGTTTCGCCCCCTCGCCCACCGGCTATCTGCATATCGGCGGTGCGCGCACGGCGCTGTTCAACTGGCTCTATGCACGCGGGCGCGGCGGTAAATTCCTGCTGCGTATCGAGGATACCGACCGTGAACGCTCGACCCCGGAGGCGACGGCAGCGATCCTGCAGGGGCTCGAATGGCTGGGGCTCGACTATGACGGCGAGGTGGTGAGCCAAGCCGCGGGCGCGGCCCGCCACGCCGAGGTCGCCCATAAGATGCTGGAGAAAGGCCACGCCTACAAGTGCTTCTCCACGCAGGAAGAGATCGCGGCCTTCCGCGAGGACCCGGCGAACAAGGGCCAGATGTTCCCCTCGCCGTGGCGCGACGCCGATCCCGCGACCCATCCGGACGCGCCCTACGTGATCCGGCTGAAAGCCCCGCGCGAGGGCACGACCGTGATCCAGGACGCGGTGCAGGGCGAAGTGACGATCCGCAACGATCAGCTCGATGACATGATTTGTTTACGTTCGGATGGCACACCGACCTACATGCTGGCCGTTGTCGTCGATGACCATGATATGGGCGTGACCCATGTGATCCGCGGGGACGACCATCTCGTCAATGCCGCGCGGCAGATGCTGGTCTATCGCGCGATGGATTGGGACGTGCCGACCTTCGCGCATATCCCGCTGATTCACGGCCCCGACGGCAAGAAGCTGTCGAAGCGCCACGGCGCGGTGGGCCTCGAGCAGTATCAGGCGATGGGCTACCCGGCGACGGGCATGCGCAACTACCTCGCGCGGCTCGGCTGGAGCCATGGCGACGACGAATTCTTCACCGACGAACAGGCGAAGGAATGGTTCGACATCACCGGCATCAACAAGGCGCCGGCGCGGCTCGATTTCAAGAAGCTCGAGAATATCTGCGGCCAGCATATCGCGGTCACCGACGAGGCCGAATTGCTGCGCGAAATCGAAGGTTATCTCGCAGCTGCAGAAAAACCGTCGCTGGATGACGCACAGAAATCTGCGCTTATGCGCACGCTTCCCGTGGTAAAGGGATCAGCGAAACTTCTGCCGCAACTCATTGAAAAGGCACACTTCTCTCTGACGCAGCGCCCGATCGAGATCGAAGAGAAAGCGGCCAAGGCACTGGATGATGTATCCCGTGGTATACTGAGTGAATTGACCTTTGCGCTGCAACGCGCTAATTGGTCGCGGGAAGACCTGGAAGCCGCTGTCGGACAGGTTGCCGAAGCGCACGGGCTTGGCCTTGGGAAGGTCGCAGCTCCGATGCGGGCGGCCTTGGCGGGACGTGCGGCAACCCCCAGCGTATTCGATATGATGCTCGTTTTGGGCCGGGAGGAGACTCTGGCTCGACTCGACGATCAGGCGGCCTGA
- a CDS encoding SDR family NAD(P)-dependent oxidoreductase, producing MSTDQTQDPSQGKKLALVTGASRGLGGAIAEALAEDGWHIMAVARTTGALEELDDRIQAKGGTASLGPLDVTDPDQMAHLAQSIGARWGGLDLWVHTAIHAAPLSPTGHIDAKELANSVKVNVNATAQLIGLIEPLLLARQGTALAFDDPRAGQKFFGIYGATKAAQMAMLRSWQAETVKIGPRVVIAEPAPMATALRGRFFPGEDRDALADRHAEARRILDTL from the coding sequence ATGAGCACGGATCAGACCCAAGACCCTTCGCAGGGCAAGAAACTGGCGCTAGTCACCGGCGCTTCGCGTGGCCTCGGCGGGGCGATTGCAGAGGCCTTGGCCGAAGACGGCTGGCATATCATGGCCGTCGCGCGGACCACCGGCGCGCTGGAAGAACTCGACGACCGGATTCAGGCGAAGGGCGGCACCGCTTCGCTCGGCCCGCTGGACGTGACCGACCCCGATCAGATGGCGCATCTCGCGCAGTCGATCGGCGCGCGCTGGGGCGGGCTCGATCTCTGGGTGCATACCGCGATCCATGCCGCGCCGCTCTCGCCGACGGGGCATATCGACGCCAAGGAACTGGCCAATTCGGTCAAGGTGAACGTGAACGCGACCGCGCAGCTGATCGGGCTGATCGAGCCGCTGCTGCTCGCCCGCCAAGGCACCGCGCTGGCCTTCGACGATCCGCGTGCGGGCCAGAAATTCTTCGGCATCTACGGGGCGACGAAAGCGGCACAGATGGCGATGCTGCGCTCGTGGCAGGCGGAGACCGTGAAGATCGGGCCGCGCGTGGTCATCGCCGAGCCTGCGCCGATGGCGACCGCCTTGCGCGGGCGGTTCTTCCCCGGCGAGGATCGCGACGCTCTCGCCGATCGCCATGCCGAAGCACGGCGTATCCTCGACACGCTCTGA
- a CDS encoding DUF1284 domain-containing protein produces the protein MGKGYSDAFTANMTEIVEGRLRRAEGAAVEIEVVGAADDICGPCPSRRGSGCTGQAKIDRLDAAHAKALGIAPGDVLSWGEALERMAALPADVHQTICAECQWLSEGMCEAALARLQGKA, from the coding sequence GTGGGGAAGGGATATTCGGATGCCTTCACTGCGAACATGACCGAAATCGTCGAGGGGCGACTGCGGCGTGCGGAAGGGGCGGCGGTGGAGATCGAAGTGGTGGGCGCGGCCGATGACATCTGCGGTCCCTGCCCGTCGCGGCGCGGGTCCGGTTGCACCGGGCAGGCGAAGATCGACCGGCTGGATGCAGCCCATGCGAAGGCATTGGGAATTGCGCCGGGCGATGTGCTCAGCTGGGGCGAGGCGCTGGAGCGGATGGCCGCCCTGCCCGCCGATGTCCACCAGACGATCTGCGCCGAGTGCCAATGGCTGAGCGAGGGCATGTGCGAAGCCGCTCTCGCTCGGCTTCAGGGCAAAGCGTAA
- a CDS encoding Lrp/AsnC family transcriptional regulator: MQLDDTDRAILTALRADARLSVTDLALQVGVSRTTARARLEALVASGQIRRFTIETETDVEGQVRAITLVELQGKMSRAVIRALHRIPEVTTVFATNGNWDLVAEIRAETLGEFDRALRDIREIPGVLNSESCLLLAPVAG, translated from the coding sequence ATGCAGCTCGACGATACGGACCGCGCGATCCTGACCGCATTGCGGGCGGACGCGCGGCTCTCGGTGACTGATCTTGCGCTGCAGGTGGGAGTGTCGCGCACCACAGCACGCGCCCGGCTGGAGGCGCTGGTGGCTTCGGGGCAGATCCGGCGCTTTACCATCGAGACCGAGACCGATGTCGAGGGGCAGGTGCGTGCGATCACGCTGGTCGAGTTACAGGGCAAGATGTCGCGCGCTGTGATCCGGGCGCTGCACCGGATCCCGGAGGTCACGACGGTTTTCGCGACCAATGGAAACTGGGATCTGGTGGCGGAAATCCGGGCCGAGACTCTGGGCGAGTTCGACCGGGCCTTGCGCGATATTCGGGAAATTCCGGGGGTGCTCAACAGCGAGAGCTGTCTGCTGCTCGCGCCTGTTGCGGGCTAG